The genomic interval ACAGGCTACCGAATTTATATTTGGCAAGAAAAATTTCAAATGGATGCTTATAGGCCTAGGAGTTATAGCTCTAGGTTTTTTACTTATGTCTGGAGGAGGAAGCGACGATCCTACTGTTTTTAATCCAGAAATCTATTCTTGGAGACGTATACGACTAGCACCCGCAGTTATCCTCATAGGCTTTGGTATCGAGGTGTACGCTATATTATTAAATCCGCATAAGCATTAATAGCTTTTAAAATTTATGGATTATTTAGACGCACTTATTCTTGGTGTTATACAAGGACTCACAGAATTTTTACCAGTATCTTCAAGTGGACACTTAGAATTAGGTAAAGCTGTACTGGGAGACACCTCCGTTCCAGAGGAAAGTCTCATGTTTACCGTGGTAGTACATTTTGCTACCGCTTTATCTACTATCGTTGTTTTTAGAAAAGATATTATCGAAATAGTAAAAGGACTTTTTTCGTTTAAGTGGAATGAAGAGACGCAATTTTCTGCAAAAATTATTCTCTCCATGCTTCCTGCTGTTTTTATAGGTTTATTCTTTGAAGAGCAATTAGAAGCATTGTTTGGTAGTAACATTTTACTTGTAGGTTGTATGCTTATAGTAACGGCTGTCTTGTTATATTTTGCAGACAGAGCTAAGGACACACAAAAAAATGTTTCATTTTCAAACGCATTCATTATCGGAGTTTCTCAAGCCGTAGCCATGATACCAGGGATCTCTCGTAGTGGAGCTACTATTTCTACTTCTGTATTGCTGGGTAATGATAAGAGTAAAGCAGCCCGCTTTTCATTTCTAATGGTAATACCATTAATTTTTGGTAAAATAGCAAAGGATTTAATGGATGGGGCGCTTACCTCACAAACAGGGAATGTATCAGTGCTGATTATTGGATTTTTTGCGGCTTTTATAGCTGGTCTTGTAGCTTGTACCTGGATGATTAAATTGGTTAAGAAAAGCAAACTTTCTTGGTTTGCTGTATACTGTCTAGTAGTAGGTTTAGTTGCTATAGGATTCACACTATATAATCGATAATGGTGGAGCCAGAAAATACATTAACAGACCATGATTATAAAGAAGGGCAGGTGTTACTTTTTGATAAGCCATTAGAGTGGACCTCTTTTCAGCTTGTAAATAAAGTACGCTGGCTTATTCGTAAGAATCTAAATATAAAGAAGATTAAGGTAGGTCATGCTGGAACGTTAGATCCGCTCGCTACAGGCTTAATGATCATTTGTACAGGTAAGTTTACTAAGCGTATAAATGAATTTATGGGTCAGGAAAAAGAGTATACAGGTACTATATATCTTGGAGCTACTACACCTAGCTATGATCTTGAAACAGAAATAGACCAGACCTTCCCTACAGAACATATAACGGAGGAGGCGATATACGCTTTCGCGAAAGCGTACCAAGGAAAGATTCAACAACGGCCTCCTATCTTTTCTGCACTTAAAAAAGAGGGAAAACGACTATACGAATTTGCAAGAGCAGGTGAGGAAGTTGAAATACCCACTAGAGAAGTAGAAATCACTTCCTTTGAAATCACACGTATTGAAATGCCAGAAGTAGATTTTAAGGTGAGTTGTAGTAAAGGTACGTACATACGATCTTTAGCCTTTGACTTTGGTAAAGCGCTAGAAAGTGGTGCGCATCTTACGAAGCTTAGAAGAACTAGAATAGGTGATTATCACGTAGATAAAGCACAAACACTAGATAATTTTATAGAAACGTTCTCTCCAGCAGCTTTTGAAAGCTAAAACTTAGAGTAAGAGGTCTTTATAAATTAAGTTTACGTAATTTTACATCCCCATGAAAATTTCGAATTCAGATAAAGCATTATTAATTACAATTTCAAGTGCGAGTATACTTGTTTTGGTATTTTTCTTTCTGGGGGTTAAACCTTACCAAGGAGAACTAGAAGAGGAATTTATAGAAATGGCCGTTCTTACAGAACCCATACCAGAAGATCAGGAAGATCTACTTTCTGAAATGCCAGATATCTCCTCAATTCTATCTAATCAGCTATATGACCCTAATCAACTGGAAGCAGAGTCAAAGGCATTAGACGCAGATGATGAAGTTAGGAAAGCCATAGAGGCAAGACAGGAAGAGAGTATTCAAAACTTAGATGCAGATAATGAAGCTAGGCGTAAAGCACTACTAGAAGAACAAGATGAACATCTTGAAGCTCAAAGGAAAGATCTGGAGGAAGCGATAGCGGCTAGGGAATCAAATCGCGGTCAAAAAAAGCAGAGTAAATACAGACAGAGTACAGTATCTTATAATCTTGTAGATAGAACTGCCATTAAATTACCTAACCCAGTATATACCTGCGACGCAATTGGCAAAGTTGTAATTAATATTACGGTAAACGGTCAAGGATCGATTATTAAAAAATCATTTAACAGCACTTCTTCTTCATCTTCTAATGGTTGCTTGATAGAACAAGCCATGAAATACCTTGAGAATGCTTACTTTGACAATAGTCCTAAATTGCAGCAGCTAGGTACCGTAACCTTTATTTTTCAAGGCTAATTTGTTGAAGTAGCTTTAGTAAATCTTCTGCTGTATTTTGCCCTTTATCTTTAGTATACCAGATTTGTAAATCCTGCTTAAACTCAGGTGTTAAAGAGCCATGTTCTTCTTTGTAATCATTCACAAGTTTAGTCGCCTTTGTAGGTCTAGGACCCCAATCACCCACAATCTTTTTACCTTGAGAATCGTAGGCAATAAGTTTGGGAATTGATCTCCCGCCATTATATAAAAACGCATCCATAAGTTCCTTATGCTCATCTCTCAATACGACCTTGAACTGTATGCCCTCATTTAGATCTGCAAACTTTTGCATTACGGGCATAGTTTGAGCAGCATCCCCACACCAAGTTTCTGTAAGTACAAGCCAAGTTACTTTATTATCATAATTAGTTATGACAGTTTTCACATCTTCAGAAAG from Dokdonia sp. Hel_I_53 carries:
- a CDS encoding DUF3098 domain-containing protein, yielding MGEQKRKTETKQATEFIFGKKNFKWMLIGLGVIALGFLLMSGGGSDDPTVFNPEIYSWRRIRLAPAVILIGFGIEVYAILLNPHKH
- a CDS encoding undecaprenyl-diphosphate phosphatase, producing the protein MDYLDALILGVIQGLTEFLPVSSSGHLELGKAVLGDTSVPEESLMFTVVVHFATALSTIVVFRKDIIEIVKGLFSFKWNEETQFSAKIILSMLPAVFIGLFFEEQLEALFGSNILLVGCMLIVTAVLLYFADRAKDTQKNVSFSNAFIIGVSQAVAMIPGISRSGATISTSVLLGNDKSKAARFSFLMVIPLIFGKIAKDLMDGALTSQTGNVSVLIIGFFAAFIAGLVACTWMIKLVKKSKLSWFAVYCLVVGLVAIGFTLYNR
- the truB gene encoding tRNA pseudouridine(55) synthase TruB; the encoded protein is MVEPENTLTDHDYKEGQVLLFDKPLEWTSFQLVNKVRWLIRKNLNIKKIKVGHAGTLDPLATGLMIICTGKFTKRINEFMGQEKEYTGTIYLGATTPSYDLETEIDQTFPTEHITEEAIYAFAKAYQGKIQQRPPIFSALKKEGKRLYEFARAGEEVEIPTREVEITSFEITRIEMPEVDFKVSCSKGTYIRSLAFDFGKALESGAHLTKLRRTRIGDYHVDKAQTLDNFIETFSPAAFES
- a CDS encoding thioredoxin family protein, whose product is MKVIEDTKEQLVENALKDAISYKDYRAFTEQHAIVGTNSGDERSENLANYTMLNHKRMKRLDKTLKLSEDVKTVITNYDNKVTWLVLTETWCGDAAQTMPVMQKFADLNEGIQFKVVLRDEHKELMDAFLYNGGRSIPKLIAYDSQGKKIVGDWGPRPTKATKLVNDYKEEHGSLTPEFKQDLQIWYTKDKGQNTAEDLLKLLQQISLEK